The Pseudomonas eucalypticola genome has a window encoding:
- a CDS encoding right-handed parallel beta-helix repeat-containing protein has product MRVSPVLAALLLALPVVTAHADEPTTTADAPQTLVVNSYADDGKDGTLRWAIEQNNKNPGHYRIEIQAVGNAPFVIKPATPLPEIKGPVTIQGTAWKHTGDFIAIDGSAYVQGDAAKACPGAVAGQYGANVRTLSNPGLVLRDTQGVDISGLEVRNFCIGVLLNRAANNTLHDNRIVANKGGAGILLTGDDGQGNATANTTNNNRIVRNQLIDNGDGLELTRGAAFNLVADNLLRATKATPEASQGVEIMQASDNTLTHNRFENYSDGVQINAGDRNYLGGNVLSGNSIGISVTGSDNLLDGNLIHGNRIGIALRPEAVSHNTRLTANRIWDNSQDVRRCQSGGACLPAQRTGAIVFGVPGPDNATFVGSRGGGVEPGKATVCAAKGPATADCQQLPNHNQPAPKLRAIAAGRLHGEVSGEPNSRYRVEVFGNPKPTETEAANFLGEVYVSTNGRGVANFSFPLDVKEPNRSFTVTATSPDGATSELSKALPR; this is encoded by the coding sequence ATGCGTGTTTCTCCAGTACTGGCAGCCCTGCTGCTGGCCTTGCCCGTGGTGACTGCCCACGCGGACGAGCCCACCACGACCGCGGATGCGCCGCAGACCCTGGTGGTCAACAGCTATGCCGACGACGGCAAGGATGGCACCCTGCGCTGGGCCATCGAGCAGAACAACAAGAACCCCGGCCACTACCGCATTGAAATCCAGGCGGTGGGCAACGCGCCCTTCGTGATCAAGCCCGCCACCCCGCTACCGGAAATCAAAGGCCCCGTGACCATCCAGGGCACCGCGTGGAAGCACACCGGCGACTTCATCGCCATCGACGGCTCGGCCTACGTGCAGGGCGACGCCGCGAAGGCGTGCCCCGGCGCGGTAGCCGGGCAGTATGGCGCCAACGTCCGCACCCTGAGCAACCCCGGCCTGGTGCTGCGCGACACCCAGGGCGTGGACATCAGTGGCCTGGAAGTACGCAATTTCTGCATCGGCGTGCTGCTGAACAGGGCAGCCAACAACACCCTGCACGACAACCGCATCGTCGCCAACAAGGGCGGTGCCGGCATCCTGCTGACCGGCGACGACGGCCAGGGCAACGCCACGGCGAATACCACGAACAACAACCGCATCGTCCGCAACCAGCTGATCGACAACGGCGACGGCCTGGAATTGACCCGCGGCGCAGCCTTCAACCTGGTGGCCGACAACCTGCTGCGCGCCACCAAAGCCACGCCTGAAGCGTCCCAGGGCGTGGAGATCATGCAAGCCAGTGACAACACCTTGACCCACAACCGGTTCGAGAACTATTCCGATGGCGTGCAGATCAACGCCGGTGACCGCAATTACCTGGGCGGCAACGTGTTGAGCGGCAACTCCATCGGTATCAGCGTGACCGGTAGCGACAACCTGCTCGATGGCAACCTGATCCACGGTAACCGCATCGGTATCGCCCTGCGGCCAGAGGCCGTCAGCCACAACACCCGCCTGACCGCCAACCGCATCTGGGACAACAGCCAGGACGTTCGTCGCTGCCAGAGCGGCGGTGCCTGCCTGCCTGCCCAGCGCACCGGCGCCATTGTGTTCGGTGTGCCTGGCCCGGACAACGCCACTTTCGTCGGCTCGCGCGGCGGCGGTGTCGAACCGGGCAAGGCCACGGTGTGCGCGGCCAAAGGCCCCGCCACGGCTGACTGCCAGCAGTTGCCCAACCACAACCAGCCGGCACCGAAACTGCGCGCCATCGCTGCCGGGCGCCTGCACGGCGAGGTCAGCGGCGAGCCCAACAGCCGCTACCGCGTGGAAGTGTTCGGCAACCCCAAGCCGACTGAAACCGAAGCGGCGAACTTCCTGGGCGAGGTGTATGTATCCACCAATGGCCGCGGCGTGGCCAACTTCAGTTTCCCGCTGGATGTGAAAGAGCCCAACCGCTCGTTCACCGTCACCGCCACCAGCCCGGACGGTGCCACCTCGGAACTGAGCAAGGCCCTGCCGCGCTGA
- a CDS encoding DUF2177 family protein: MKKALIAYISTLLVVLVLDALWLGVLMGPTYKQMLGSLMRDKPLLAPAAVFYLLYALGVVVLAVWPGVTAGSVWRGLGYGAMLGLIAYGTYDLSNWATLVGWPPLLVFIDIFWGVVLTALAAAVGVWAANR; encoded by the coding sequence ATGAAAAAAGCCCTGATCGCCTACATCAGCACCCTTCTTGTGGTCCTCGTCCTGGACGCGCTCTGGCTTGGCGTGCTCATGGGCCCTACCTATAAACAGATGCTCGGCTCGCTGATGCGCGACAAGCCGCTGCTGGCCCCTGCCGCTGTGTTCTACCTGCTCTATGCATTGGGCGTAGTGGTGCTGGCCGTGTGGCCGGGGGTGACCGCTGGCAGCGTCTGGCGTGGCTTGGGCTATGGGGCGATGCTGGGGCTGATTGCCTATGGCACGTACGACCTGAGCAACTGGGCCACCCTGGTGGGCTGGCCGCCGCTGCTGGTGTTCATCGATATTTTCTGGGGCGTGGTGCTGACGGCACTGGCGGCCGCCGTTGGCGTGTGGGCCGCGAACCGCTGA
- a CDS encoding CvfB family protein, translating into MALVGRYNSLQVVKHTDFGLYLDGGADGEILLPNRYIPKDIPSEDEDWLNVFVYLDSEDKLLATTEKPKVQVGEFASLKVVEINSIGVFLDWGLPKDLLLPYSEEKRELKQGDYCVVHVYLDKRTKRITATARLDRYLDKLPANYSVGQEVDLLVAEETDMGFKAIINNKHWGLIHKNEVFKFLRSGKQEKGFIKELRSDGKIALSLQPVGEQLVSSLHNQILAKLRDNNGVLAVSDKSDPAVISGLFGVSKGNFKKAIGALYKEGRLVIHADRIELT; encoded by the coding sequence ATGGCTTTAGTCGGGCGCTACAACAGTTTGCAAGTGGTTAAACATACGGATTTCGGTCTGTATCTGGATGGCGGCGCCGACGGCGAAATACTGCTGCCCAACCGCTATATTCCCAAAGATATTCCCAGCGAAGACGAAGACTGGCTGAATGTTTTCGTTTATCTGGACAGTGAAGATAAATTGCTGGCCACCACCGAAAAGCCGAAAGTGCAGGTCGGTGAATTCGCCAGCCTCAAGGTGGTGGAAATCAACAGCATCGGCGTGTTCCTGGATTGGGGCCTGCCCAAGGACCTGCTGCTGCCGTACTCGGAAGAGAAGCGCGAACTCAAGCAGGGCGATTACTGCGTGGTGCATGTGTACCTGGACAAGCGAACCAAGCGCATCACCGCCACGGCGCGCCTGGACCGTTACCTGGACAAACTGCCCGCCAACTACAGCGTGGGCCAGGAAGTCGACTTGCTGGTGGCCGAAGAAACGGACATGGGTTTCAAGGCCATCATCAACAACAAGCACTGGGGTCTCATCCACAAGAACGAAGTGTTCAAGTTCCTGCGCTCGGGCAAACAGGAAAAGGGCTTCATCAAGGAGCTGCGCAGCGACGGCAAGATCGCCCTCAGCCTGCAGCCGGTGGGCGAACAGTTGGTCAGCAGCCTGCATAACCAGATCCTCGCCAAGCTGCGCGACAACAACGGCGTGCTGGCAGTCAGCGACAAAAGCGACCCGGCGGTCATCAGCGGCCTGTTCGGGGTCAGCAAGGGCAACTTCAAGAAAGCCATTGGTGCCCTCTACAAGGAAGGCCGGTTGGTCATTCATGCAGACCGCATCGAACTGACTTGA
- a CDS encoding TorF family putative porin, with the protein MLKPSLFMIATLMASDNVSAQLLQRDLADYNLQFGTSPARSMAQGLVKPASTESVHGGVDLSSDSGWYFGQWAPSMGLTASTNLEIDTYTGFKRSLTGNLGYEVGVIHYTFPDLATNDSHEVYAGLTLLGNRFGAAFSDDPGRRDSTLFADFGTVPMLDFGVRMKVGSHQLDTPYTIGDDTEVRGFSDWSVQLSRAFMGVDLNFIYSDSSLRGPECVAYSGQNSWCDSTVVIQAQRALF; encoded by the coding sequence ATGCTCAAGCCCAGCCTGTTCATGATTGCCACATTGATGGCCAGCGATAACGTCAGCGCACAGCTGTTGCAGCGCGACCTGGCCGACTACAACCTGCAGTTCGGCACCAGCCCCGCCCGCTCCATGGCGCAAGGCCTGGTGAAGCCGGCCAGCACCGAGAGTGTGCACGGCGGCGTGGACCTGAGCAGCGACAGCGGTTGGTATTTCGGCCAGTGGGCACCCAGCATGGGCCTGACCGCCTCCACCAACCTGGAAATCGATACCTACACCGGTTTCAAGCGCTCCCTCACCGGCAACCTGGGCTACGAAGTGGGCGTGATCCATTACACCTTTCCCGACCTTGCCACCAATGACAGCCATGAGGTGTATGCCGGCCTGACCCTCTTGGGCAACCGCTTCGGCGCAGCCTTCAGCGACGACCCTGGCCGACGCGACAGCACCCTGTTCGCCGACTTCGGCACCGTGCCGATGCTGGACTTCGGCGTGCGCATGAAAGTCGGCAGCCATCAATTGGACACCCCCTACACCATCGGTGACGACACCGAGGTGCGTGGCTTCAGTGACTGGTCGGTGCAGCTGTCGCGGGCGTTCATGGGGGTGGACCTGAACTTCATCTACAGCGACTCCAGCCTGCGCGGGCCCGAGTGCGTGGCTTATTCGGGGCAGAACAGCTGGTGCGACAGCACCGTGGTCATCCAGGCACAACGCGCGCTGTTCTGA
- the aceK gene encoding bifunctional isocitrate dehydrogenase kinase/phosphatase, with amino-acid sequence MAQQWPAAEIARTILDGFDDYREHFRLITDGARGRFEQAHWQEIQDASAARINLYEAKVGQTVERLREGFATEVLNDVGQWPLVKSAYIRLIDLRFDDELAETWYNSIFCGLFSHDLISDGCMFIHTTRPSLRGERAPQTRTYVPNGQLAGMLAQVFADYRFDVAYADLSGDTQRLEGQLREHLPDWVCKDSELRLELFSSVLYRNKGAYLVGRLFTHDEQWPVAIAFLHREGQGVRIDALITDEAEVSIIFSFTRSYFMVDVPVPAEFVGFLKRILPGKHIAELYTSIGFYKHGKSEFYRALIHHLADTDDRFIMAPGVRGMVMSVFTLPGFNTVFKIIKDRFSPSKNVDRNTVIEKYRLVKSVDRVGRMADTQEFADFRFPRSKFDPECLAELLEVAPSTVQVEGETVLIRHCWTERRMTPLNLYLESANEPQVREALEDYGLAIKQLAAANIFPGDMLLKNFGVTRHGRVVFYDYDEISYLTEVNFRQIPPARFPEDEMASEPWYSIGPHDVFPEEFPPFLFADAGQRRLFSQLHGELYDADYWKGLQGAIMEGKVIDVFPYRRQQRDNE; translated from the coding sequence ATGGCGCAACAATGGCCGGCGGCTGAGATCGCCCGCACCATCCTCGATGGTTTCGATGACTACCGCGAACATTTCCGCCTGATCACCGACGGCGCGCGCGGGCGCTTCGAGCAGGCCCACTGGCAGGAAATCCAGGACGCTTCGGCTGCGCGTATCAATCTGTATGAGGCGAAGGTCGGCCAGACCGTGGAGCGGCTGCGCGAAGGCTTCGCTACCGAGGTGCTGAACGACGTAGGGCAATGGCCGCTGGTCAAGAGCGCTTACATTCGCCTGATCGACCTGCGCTTTGACGATGAGCTGGCCGAAACCTGGTACAACTCGATTTTCTGCGGCCTGTTCAGCCATGACCTGATCAGCGACGGCTGCATGTTCATTCACACCACGCGGCCGTCCCTGCGTGGCGAGCGGGCGCCGCAGACCCGTACCTACGTGCCCAATGGCCAATTGGCTGGCATGCTGGCCCAGGTGTTCGCCGACTACCGTTTCGACGTGGCCTACGCCGACCTGAGCGGCGATACGCAGCGCCTGGAAGGCCAACTGCGTGAGCACCTGCCCGACTGGGTGTGCAAGGACAGCGAGCTGCGCCTGGAGCTGTTTTCTTCGGTGCTGTACCGCAACAAGGGCGCCTACCTGGTAGGGCGCCTGTTCACCCATGACGAGCAGTGGCCCGTGGCAATTGCATTCCTGCACCGCGAAGGGCAGGGCGTGCGCATCGACGCGCTGATCACGGACGAGGCAGAGGTGTCGATCATCTTTTCCTTTACCCGCTCGTATTTCATGGTGGATGTTCCCGTGCCCGCTGAATTCGTCGGCTTTCTCAAGCGCATCCTGCCCGGCAAGCACATTGCCGAACTGTACACTTCCATCGGCTTCTACAAGCACGGCAAGTCCGAGTTCTACCGCGCGCTCATCCACCACCTGGCTGACACCGATGACCGCTTCATCATGGCGCCCGGGGTGCGCGGCATGGTCATGTCGGTGTTCACGCTGCCGGGTTTCAATACCGTGTTCAAGATCATCAAGGACCGCTTCTCGCCGTCCAAGAACGTGGACCGCAACACGGTGATCGAAAAATACCGTCTGGTGAAGAGCGTCGACCGGGTGGGGCGCATGGCCGACACCCAAGAGTTCGCCGACTTCCGTTTTCCACGCAGCAAGTTCGACCCCGAATGCCTGGCCGAGCTGCTGGAAGTGGCGCCCTCCACCGTGCAGGTCGAGGGCGAAACGGTGCTCATCCGCCATTGCTGGACCGAGCGGCGCATGACGCCGCTGAACCTGTACCTTGAAAGCGCCAACGAACCCCAGGTGCGCGAGGCCCTGGAAGACTACGGCCTGGCGATCAAGCAACTGGCGGCCGCCAACATCTTTCCCGGTGACATGCTGTTGAAGAACTTCGGCGTCACCCGCCATGGCCGGGTAGTGTTCTACGACTACGACGAGATCAGCTACCTGACCGAGGTGAATTTTCGCCAGATCCCGCCAGCGCGTTTCCCGGAAGACGAGATGGCCTCGGAGCCCTGGTATTCGATCGGGCCCCATGACGTGTTTCCCGAAGAGTTTCCGCCTTTCCTGTTCGCCGATGCCGGCCAGCGGCGCCTGTTCAGCCAGCTGCATGGCGAGCTGTACGACGCGGACTATTGGAAAGGCCTGCAAGGGGCGATCATGGAGGGCAAGGTGATCGACGTGTTTCCGTACCGCCGCCAGCAGCGTGACAACGAATAG
- a CDS encoding DMT family transporter: MNMLLLAAVWGASFLFMRVIAPELGALPTAFFRVAIAATGLLVMLALMRVKWAFNGKLKTCLLLGMINSGMPATLYAVAAQVLPAGYSAIFNATTPLMGVLIGGLFFHERLTPIKLLGVFVGLFGVGILTRAGPVAFDAQLAMGAGACLLATTCYGFAGFLARRWLDQQGGLDPRLSALGSMLGATLLLLPLFAASVTIAPPASWGGWEVWGSLLGLGLVCTAFAYILYFRLLSDIGPVKSSTVTFMIPAFGVLWGALLLGEPLSWAHLQGGALIGVALYLVLRPAK; the protein is encoded by the coding sequence ATGAACATGTTGCTGCTGGCCGCCGTCTGGGGAGCGAGCTTTCTGTTCATGCGTGTCATCGCCCCTGAACTGGGTGCTTTGCCCACCGCTTTTTTTCGCGTGGCCATTGCGGCCACCGGACTGCTGGTCATGCTGGCGCTGATGCGGGTGAAATGGGCCTTCAATGGCAAGCTCAAGACCTGCCTGCTGCTGGGCATGATCAACTCGGGCATGCCGGCTACCTTGTACGCCGTCGCCGCCCAGGTGCTGCCAGCGGGCTACTCGGCGATCTTCAATGCCACGACCCCGCTCATGGGGGTGCTGATCGGCGGGCTGTTCTTCCATGAACGCCTGACCCCGATCAAGCTGCTGGGCGTGTTCGTCGGCCTGTTTGGCGTAGGCATCCTGACCCGCGCCGGCCCCGTGGCCTTCGACGCGCAATTGGCCATGGGCGCAGGGGCTTGCCTGCTCGCCACCACCTGCTACGGTTTCGCCGGCTTCCTGGCCCGCCGCTGGCTGGACCAGCAAGGCGGGCTCGACCCGCGCTTGTCGGCGCTGGGCAGCATGCTGGGGGCAACGTTACTGCTACTGCCCTTGTTCGCCGCCAGCGTCACCATCGCGCCCCCGGCGAGCTGGGGTGGCTGGGAAGTGTGGGGCTCGTTGCTGGGCCTGGGCCTGGTGTGCACGGCGTTCGCCTACATCCTGTATTTCCGCTTGCTGAGCGATATCGGCCCGGTGAAATCCAGCACCGTGACCTTCATGATTCCGGCGTTCGGGGTGCTGTGGGGGGCGTTGCTGCTGGGTGAGCCACTGTCGTGGGCGCATCTGCAGGGTGGAGCATTGATCGGGGTGGCGTTGTACCTGGTCTTGAGGCCTGCGAAATAA
- a CDS encoding NAD(P)/FAD-dependent oxidoreductase, producing the protein MHSEHARSYYAATAGQMLEYPCLGEGLVADVCVIGGGFTGVNTALELAARGLSVVLLEGRRIGWGASGRNGGQLIRGIGHAVDGFARYVGNDGVRYLEQAGIESVALVRERIESNGIDCDLRWGFCELANTPAQFAAFAEEQRWLGEMGYIHETRIVGPAQIRQVVNSDQYAGGLVDMGSGHLHPLRLVLGEARLAQAQGVRIFENSPALEIIHGSTVQVRCAGGTVRAGHLVLGCNAHLDDLEPRLSGKVLPAGSYIITTEPLGAELAASLIPQNLALCDQKVGLDYYRLTADNRLLFGGACHYSGRDPADIGAYMRPKMLKVFPQLANVRLDYQWGGMIGITANRFPQVGRLSQYPNVYYAQGYSGHGVNVTHWTAKLLAEAIHAGHSHGFDVFSKVPHMTFPGGKALRSPLLALGMAWYRLKEILG; encoded by the coding sequence ATGCATTCAGAACATGCCCGGTCGTATTACGCGGCAACCGCTGGCCAGATGCTGGAGTACCCCTGCCTGGGGGAAGGCCTGGTCGCGGATGTGTGCGTGATCGGCGGTGGCTTCACTGGCGTCAACACGGCCCTGGAACTGGCCGCGCGTGGCCTGTCGGTGGTGCTGCTGGAAGGGCGGCGAATCGGCTGGGGCGCCAGTGGTCGCAATGGCGGCCAACTGATCCGCGGCATTGGCCATGCGGTGGACGGCTTTGCCCGCTACGTGGGCAATGACGGTGTGCGCTACCTGGAGCAGGCGGGTATCGAGTCGGTGGCGTTGGTGCGCGAACGCATCGAGTCCAATGGCATCGACTGCGACCTGCGCTGGGGCTTCTGCGAACTGGCCAATACCCCGGCCCAGTTCGCGGCCTTTGCCGAGGAGCAGCGCTGGTTGGGCGAAATGGGCTACATCCACGAAACCCGCATCGTCGGCCCCGCGCAGATCAGGCAAGTGGTGAACAGCGATCAGTACGCCGGTGGTCTGGTGGACATGGGTTCGGGGCACCTGCACCCCTTGCGCCTGGTGCTGGGCGAAGCGCGCCTGGCCCAGGCCCAAGGTGTGCGCATTTTCGAGAACAGCCCGGCGCTGGAGATCATCCATGGCAGTACCGTGCAGGTGCGCTGCGCCGGTGGCACTGTGCGGGCCGGCCACCTGGTGCTGGGCTGCAACGCCCACCTGGATGACCTGGAACCGCGCCTGAGCGGCAAGGTACTGCCCGCGGGCAGCTACATCATCACCACCGAGCCGCTGGGGGCCGAGCTGGCCGCCAGCCTGATTCCCCAGAACCTGGCGCTGTGCGACCAGAAAGTGGGCCTGGACTACTACCGGCTGACGGCTGACAACCGCCTGCTGTTCGGTGGCGCCTGCCACTATTCAGGGCGCGACCCGGCTGACATTGGCGCCTACATGCGGCCCAAGATGCTCAAGGTTTTCCCGCAACTGGCCAACGTGCGGCTGGACTACCAGTGGGGCGGCATGATCGGCATCACCGCCAACCGTTTCCCCCAGGTGGGGCGGCTGAGCCAGTATCCCAACGTGTATTACGCTCAGGGTTACAGCGGCCACGGCGTCAACGTCACCCACTGGACGGCGAAACTGCTGGCCGAGGCCATTCACGCCGGTCACAGCCATGGGTTCGACGTCTTCAGCAAGGTGCCGCACATGACGTTCCCCGGCGGCAAGGCCCTGCGCTCGCCGCTGTTGGCGCTGGGCATGGCGTGGTACCGGCTCAAGGAGATCCTGGGCTGA
- a CDS encoding polyamine ABC transporter substrate-binding protein, which produces MQVLKTLLPAALALTMATGAQAEGSVSVYNWTDYIGDTTLADFTAKTGIKVVYDVFDSNETLEGKLLAGHTGYDVVVPSNHFLGRQVKAGAFLKLDRSQLPNWKNLDPKLMTLLEKNDPGNAHSVPYLWGTNGIGYNVDKVKQVLGVDHIDSWAVLFEPENMKKLSQCGVSFMDSADEVLPATLKYMGLDPNSANPEDYAKAKAKLKAVRPYVTYFHSSKYVSDLANGNICVAFGYSGDVFQAANRAKEAKNGIHIAYAIPKEGANLWFDLLAIPADAADVKEAHAFINNLLDPQVIAKVSATVGYANPNVEAKQYMDKDLLSNPEVYPSQEVLDQLYISTAPKPAIMRLMTRDWVDIKSNR; this is translated from the coding sequence ATGCAAGTTCTGAAAACCCTGTTACCCGCAGCCCTTGCGCTGACCATGGCCACCGGGGCCCAGGCCGAAGGTTCGGTCAGTGTCTACAACTGGACCGATTACATCGGCGATACCACCCTGGCGGACTTCACCGCCAAGACGGGCATCAAGGTGGTGTACGACGTCTTCGACTCCAACGAAACCCTGGAAGGCAAGCTGCTGGCCGGCCACACCGGCTATGACGTGGTGGTGCCCTCCAACCACTTCCTCGGCCGTCAGGTGAAGGCCGGGGCATTCCTGAAACTGGACCGCTCGCAACTGCCGAACTGGAAGAACCTGGACCCCAAACTGATGACGCTGCTGGAGAAGAACGACCCCGGCAACGCCCATTCGGTACCCTACCTGTGGGGCACCAATGGCATCGGCTACAACGTGGACAAGGTCAAGCAAGTACTGGGTGTGGACCACATCGATTCCTGGGCCGTGCTGTTCGAGCCCGAGAACATGAAGAAACTCAGCCAATGTGGCGTTTCTTTCATGGACTCGGCTGACGAAGTGTTGCCAGCCACCCTGAAATACATGGGGCTGGACCCTAACAGCGCCAACCCCGAGGACTACGCCAAGGCCAAGGCCAAGCTCAAGGCCGTGCGCCCGTATGTGACCTACTTCCACTCGTCCAAGTACGTGTCGGATTTGGCCAACGGCAACATCTGCGTAGCCTTCGGCTATTCGGGTGACGTGTTCCAGGCGGCCAACCGCGCCAAGGAAGCCAAGAACGGCATCCATATCGCCTATGCCATTCCCAAGGAAGGCGCCAACCTGTGGTTCGACCTGCTGGCCATCCCCGCCGATGCCGCAGACGTGAAAGAGGCGCACGCCTTCATCAACAACCTGCTCGACCCGCAGGTCATCGCCAAGGTCAGCGCCACGGTCGGCTATGCCAACCCGAACGTCGAAGCCAAGCAATACATGGACAAGGACCTGCTGAGTAACCCTGAGGTGTACCCGTCTCAGGAAGTACTCGACCAGCTCTACATTTCCACCGCCCCGAAACCGGCCATCATGCGTTTGATGACGCGTGACTGGGTGGACATCAAGTCGAACCGTTAA
- a CDS encoding glutamine synthetase family protein: MNAPFDQLSSWLKDHKITEVECVVSDLTGIARGKIAPTNKFLHERGMRLPESVLLQTVTGDFVDDDIYYDLLDPADIDMICRPDPSSIYVIPWAIEPTAIVIHDTFDKQGNPVELSPRNVLKKVLKLYADKGWQPIVAPEMEFYLTQRCEDPDLPLRAPLGRSGRAESGRQSFSIDAANEFDPLFEDVYDWCEAQGLDLDTLIHEDGPAQMEINFRHGDALDLADQITIFKRTMREAALKHNVTATFMAKPVGDEPGSAMHLHQSVIDIATGKPIFVDADGAKSQLFLHHIGGLQKYIPKLLPMFAPNVNSFRRFLPDTSAPVNVEWGEENRTVGLRVPDASPEAMRVENRLPGADANPYLAIAASLLCGYLGMVEGIEPSAPVEGRAYERRNLRLPITIEDALAHMEECDTVIQYLGEKFVRGYVAVKRAEHENFKRVISSWEREFLLLSV; the protein is encoded by the coding sequence ATGAATGCCCCCTTCGACCAACTGTCCAGTTGGCTGAAAGATCACAAGATTACCGAGGTTGAATGCGTGGTCAGCGACCTGACCGGCATTGCCCGCGGCAAGATAGCACCCACCAACAAATTCCTGCATGAGCGCGGCATGCGCCTGCCGGAAAGTGTGCTGTTGCAAACGGTAACCGGGGATTTTGTCGACGATGACATCTACTACGACCTGCTGGACCCTGCCGACATCGACATGATCTGCCGCCCGGACCCTTCGTCGATCTATGTGATCCCCTGGGCCATCGAACCGACGGCCATCGTCATCCACGACACCTTCGACAAACAGGGCAACCCCGTTGAGCTGTCGCCGCGCAACGTGCTGAAGAAAGTGCTCAAGCTGTACGCCGACAAAGGCTGGCAGCCCATCGTCGCGCCGGAAATGGAGTTCTACCTGACCCAGCGCTGCGAAGACCCCGACCTGCCTCTGCGTGCGCCCCTGGGCCGTTCGGGCCGTGCCGAGAGCGGCCGGCAGTCGTTCTCCATCGACGCCGCCAACGAATTCGACCCGCTGTTCGAAGACGTCTACGACTGGTGCGAAGCCCAGGGCCTGGACCTGGACACGCTGATCCACGAAGACGGCCCGGCGCAGATGGAGATCAACTTCCGCCACGGCGATGCCCTGGACCTGGCCGACCAGATCACCATCTTCAAGCGCACCATGCGTGAGGCGGCCCTCAAGCACAACGTCACCGCCACGTTCATGGCCAAGCCGGTGGGCGACGAGCCGGGCAGTGCCATGCACCTGCACCAGAGCGTCATCGACATCGCCACCGGCAAGCCGATCTTCGTTGACGCCGACGGCGCCAAGAGCCAGCTGTTCCTGCACCACATCGGCGGCCTGCAAAAGTACATTCCCAAGCTGCTGCCCATGTTCGCCCCCAACGTCAACTCGTTCCGCCGCTTCCTGCCGGACACCTCGGCACCGGTGAACGTGGAGTGGGGCGAGGAAAACCGTACGGTGGGCCTGCGGGTGCCGGATGCCAGCCCCGAAGCCATGCGCGTGGAAAACCGCCTGCCGGGCGCCGACGCCAACCCTTACCTGGCCATCGCCGCGAGCCTGTTGTGCGGCTACCTGGGCATGGTCGAGGGCATCGAGCCCAGCGCCCCGGTGGAAGGTCGTGCTTATGAGCGCCGCAACCTGCGCCTGCCGATCACCATCGAAGACGCCCTGGCGCATATGGAAGAGTGCGACACCGTCATCCAGTACCTGGGCGAGAAGTTTGTGCGCGGTTACGTGGCGGTAAAACGCGCGGAGCATGAAAATTTCAAGCGGGTCATCAGTTCCTGGGAGCGCGAGTTCCTGCTGTTGAGTGTTTGA
- a CDS encoding helix-turn-helix domain-containing protein, whose amino-acid sequence MKEPYPLTVQAYQTGSFTEQIQATPGWVQDYQQMSPGHFRGQIRYLDLHGVEIYEEGMNTRVEQHFSAPQGSLAFCFDQSEQSLYLLNGESRNIWITPEHYRETAVVFGPQFVREHGLEVARLEGLFMAPLRCGQNQLFTRWLGSTLTRLADDADGPDRDSLTRQLLDDCLFILDNASVGLDTGALQRRGAERRIMKRVFEWAADVPDETLNLVELARVAGVSLRQLRQAFKAYTGMAPAQWLRLKRLNNAHRELLRAQGNATTVAEVAMHWSFWHLGRFSSSYRALFDELPSETLRRRR is encoded by the coding sequence ATGAAAGAGCCCTACCCGCTTACCGTCCAGGCCTACCAGACCGGCAGTTTCACCGAGCAGATCCAGGCCACGCCCGGCTGGGTGCAGGACTATCAGCAGATGTCACCGGGGCATTTCCGCGGGCAGATCCGTTACCTGGACCTGCACGGCGTGGAAATTTACGAAGAAGGCATGAACACCCGGGTAGAGCAGCACTTCAGCGCCCCCCAAGGGTCACTGGCTTTCTGTTTCGACCAGAGTGAGCAGTCGCTTTACCTGCTGAACGGCGAAAGCCGCAATATCTGGATCACCCCGGAGCACTACCGGGAGACCGCCGTGGTGTTCGGCCCCCAATTCGTGCGCGAGCATGGCCTGGAGGTGGCGCGCCTGGAAGGGTTGTTCATGGCGCCGCTGCGCTGCGGGCAGAACCAACTGTTCACGCGCTGGCTGGGCAGCACCCTCACCCGCCTGGCCGACGATGCCGACGGCCCAGACCGCGACAGCCTCACGCGGCAATTGCTGGACGACTGCCTGTTCATCCTCGACAACGCCTCGGTGGGCTTGGATACCGGTGCCTTGCAACGCCGGGGGGCAGAGCGGCGGATCATGAAGCGGGTGTTCGAGTGGGCTGCCGACGTGCCCGATGAAACCCTCAACCTGGTGGAACTGGCGCGGGTCGCCGGCGTGTCGCTGCGCCAGTTGCGGCAAGCCTTCAAGGCCTACACCGGGATGGCGCCGGCCCAATGGCTGCGGCTCAAGCGCCTGAACAACGCCCACCGCGAACTGCTGCGCGCCCAAGGCAACGCCACCACGGTGGCCGAGGTGGCGATGCATTGGTCGTTCTGGCACTTGGGGCGGTTTTCCAGCAGCTACCGGGCATTGTTCGATGAACTGCCCAGCGAGACGCTCAGGCGCAGGCGCTGA